The following coding sequences are from one Chroogloeocystis siderophila 5.2 s.c.1 window:
- a CDS encoding isopenicillin N synthase family dioxygenase: MQIPIIDFQPFIEGNLETRQAVAQQIYQACHEIGFMYLKNPGISSQQIEAIFTRSQFFFNLPLEVKQQLAWSDEISNRGYVGIERERLEPDKPGDLKEAFNVGKEVSSYNATPNIVINKWLPEQEDFQSEVLAFWYTCCQVADQVLQAFAIALQVPEDFFTTKHDQQNHTLRLLHYPPITQQPKPGQVSAGAHSDYGSITLLFQDRVGGLEVQARSGEWILAPAIPDTVVVNTGDLMQRWTNHVFCSTKHRVMIPTDERIMRSRYSIAFFCHPNHDAEIVCLPSCRRENSAIYPPISAGEHLLSRLQATY; the protein is encoded by the coding sequence ATGCAAATCCCAATTATTGATTTTCAGCCATTTATAGAAGGCAATTTAGAAACACGACAAGCTGTAGCACAGCAAATTTATCAAGCTTGTCACGAAATTGGATTCATGTATCTCAAAAATCCAGGAATATCTTCGCAGCAAATCGAAGCTATATTTACGCGATCGCAGTTCTTTTTCAATCTTCCTTTAGAAGTCAAGCAGCAATTAGCTTGGAGTGATGAAATAAGCAATCGCGGTTATGTTGGAATTGAAAGAGAACGTTTAGAACCTGATAAACCAGGAGATCTTAAAGAAGCATTTAATGTTGGAAAAGAAGTTAGTAGTTATAATGCTACTCCAAATATAGTAATTAACAAATGGCTTCCTGAACAAGAAGATTTTCAAAGCGAGGTTCTGGCATTTTGGTATACTTGTTGTCAAGTTGCAGATCAAGTTTTACAAGCATTTGCGATCGCCTTACAAGTACCAGAAGACTTTTTTACCACAAAGCATGATCAGCAAAATCATACATTGCGACTTTTGCATTATCCACCAATAACACAACAACCAAAACCAGGACAAGTCAGCGCTGGGGCGCATTCTGACTATGGCAGTATTACACTCTTATTTCAAGATCGCGTAGGAGGATTAGAAGTCCAAGCAAGAAGTGGTGAATGGATTTTAGCACCTGCAATTCCTGATACCGTTGTTGTCAATACAGGAGATTTAATGCAGCGGTGGACAAATCATGTTTTCTGTTCTACCAAGCATCGAGTTATGATTCCAACAGATGAACGGATAATGCGATCGCGCTATTCGATTGCCTTTTTCTGTCATCCCAACCACGATGCAGAGATTGTGTGTCTTCCCAGTTGTCGTAGAGAAAATTCAGCAATTTATCCACCCATATCTGCTGGAGAACATTTATTGAGTCGCCTACAAGCAACTTATTAA
- a CDS encoding DUF3891 family protein, translating into MYWKYMIVNPTRDGWEIIYHRAHALLAAQIAGQWRRKEVSIRSYETIAAISHHDDLEKEWEERCLTPAGAPMDFTLDPETSYDELRKHLEGALYRGRWVALLNSMHMSRLQEGKRSESAEAASFLDEQLKNQQQWCKELGISKQDADDAYAFMQWCDRASLILCQKELPADNRALEISKAHDGQRYDIMQVDEGFVTVTPWCFEDQRFTVNVEASDLNQVKFDDNASLVKALKAAPRRIIEWTFVKS; encoded by the coding sequence GTGTATTGGAAATATATGATCGTTAACCCTACCCGTGATGGATGGGAAATTATCTATCACCGCGCCCATGCGCTGCTTGCAGCCCAAATTGCTGGACAATGGCGAAGAAAAGAAGTTTCTATTCGGTCATATGAGACGATCGCCGCAATTTCGCACCACGATGACTTAGAAAAAGAATGGGAGGAAAGGTGTCTCACGCCAGCAGGCGCGCCAATGGACTTTACGCTCGATCCCGAAACATCTTATGATGAGTTACGCAAGCATTTAGAAGGAGCATTGTATCGCGGGCGCTGGGTAGCATTGCTAAATTCAATGCATATGAGTCGCTTGCAAGAAGGAAAACGTTCCGAATCCGCCGAAGCTGCTAGTTTTTTAGACGAACAGTTAAAGAATCAACAGCAGTGGTGTAAAGAATTAGGAATCTCAAAGCAAGACGCGGATGATGCGTATGCATTTATGCAGTGGTGTGATCGCGCTTCATTAATTCTGTGTCAAAAGGAACTCCCCGCCGATAATCGCGCCCTAGAAATTAGTAAAGCACATGACGGGCAACGCTACGACATCATGCAAGTTGATGAAGGCTTCGTGACAGTCACACCGTGGTGTTTTGAAGATCAGCGCTTTACAGTCAATGTGGAAGCATCCGATCTCAATCAAGTTAAATTTGATGATAATGCTAGTCTAGTTAAAGCGTTAAAAGCCGCACCGCGTCGAATCATCGAATGGACATTTGTCAAGTCATAA
- a CDS encoding CobW family GTP-binding protein: MTGLMTQTTESALNIPKRGMPVTIITGFLGSGKTTLLNQILTNKKDLKVAVLVNEFGDINIDSQLLVSLDEDMVELSNGCICCTINDGLVDAVYRVLERDSRIDYLVIETTGIADPLPIILTFVGTELRDLTHLDSILTLVDAEAFTSDHFNSEAALKQIYYGDIMILLNKLDLVSSQKLEEVQAYIRNIKAGARIIPTQYGQVPLPLILGIGMTPVNTFTQKTHSDHHHHHHHHDHHSHHLENDGFVSLSFESDRPFSVHKFEHFLTQQMPQNVFRAKGILWFSDSDLRHIFQLSGSRYDMNAEQWLSSPKNQLVLIGRDLDIAQLQQQLNDCLV; encoded by the coding sequence ATGACAGGTTTAATGACACAAACGACTGAATCTGCGTTGAATATTCCTAAGCGGGGAATGCCAGTAACAATTATTACTGGTTTTTTAGGAAGTGGTAAAACTACGTTACTCAATCAAATTCTGACGAACAAAAAGGATTTAAAGGTAGCTGTTTTAGTCAATGAGTTTGGCGATATCAACATTGACAGCCAACTGTTGGTCTCACTTGATGAAGATATGGTAGAACTCAGCAATGGTTGTATTTGTTGCACAATCAATGATGGACTCGTTGATGCTGTTTATCGAGTTTTAGAACGCGACAGCCGCATTGATTACTTAGTGATTGAAACTACAGGTATTGCCGATCCTTTACCAATTATTCTCACATTTGTCGGTACGGAATTACGCGATCTGACTCATCTCGATTCGATACTAACATTAGTCGATGCTGAGGCATTTACGTCGGATCACTTTAATAGTGAAGCTGCGCTGAAACAAATCTACTATGGAGATATTATGATTTTACTCAATAAACTTGACCTTGTGTCTTCGCAAAAATTAGAGGAAGTACAAGCTTACATCCGTAATATTAAAGCAGGAGCAAGAATTATTCCAACTCAATACGGTCAAGTTCCGTTACCATTAATTCTTGGTATAGGAATGACGCCAGTTAACACATTTACTCAGAAGACACACAGCGATCATCACCATCATCATCACCACCACGATCATCACTCGCATCATCTCGAAAACGATGGCTTTGTATCATTGTCCTTTGAAAGCGATCGCCCGTTTAGTGTGCATAAATTTGAACATTTCCTTACGCAACAAATGCCGCAAAATGTTTTTCGTGCTAAAGGTATTTTGTGGTTTAGTGATAGCGATTTACGACATATATTTCAACTCAGTGGTTCGCGCTATGATATGAATGCAGAACAATGGCTGAGTTCGCCAAAAAACCAATTAGTATTGATTGGGCGTGATTTAGATATTGCTCAACTTCAACAACAGCTAAATGACTGTTTGGTGTAA